The genomic region aaaactttaaaatttgatttaaaatatacttataaaataaaataacatttTATTTAGATTCTCACATATTCATTTTCATCCTCTTCCCCTATTAATTTTCTTCTCCAATTTCAATCACAAAATCACATTTTAATTTTCAAGGTTCAATTTTTCTTTGTGGGTATTATGGCTTCTTCAATGGTTTTAAATCATCTTACCGGATTAAACACCGCCGGTGTATCTTTCCCGGCCACTCACCGTCGTTGGAACGGTGGAGCAAGATTCAGTAATTTGAAGATCTATGCTTCAGATACTAAACAAGAGCCTGATTTGAGTGTCAATGTTAATGGGTTGCATATGCCTAACCCATTTGTAATCGGGTCGGGTCCACCCGGGACTAATTATAAAGTTATGAAGAAAGCTTTTGATGAAGGATGGGGTGCAGTCATAGCTAAAAcagtaatatttttatttaaatcgtTTATATTTATTGTTAACTTTTCTGTTTGCTTTAATAATAATTTAGATTTGGATTAAAATCCATACAAATAATTTTAAAGtttataaatttattatatttCTTTGAATGTTGATAAGCAATAAGCAATAAACAATAAGCATTACATGAAGTTACTTTTTGAAGTAAGGCTTTAATTATGCAAATTGTTTAACGTGTTAAACAAGTTTACAAGTAATAGTGATCTTGAATTCAAGTTTGACTTTTCATAAGAGTTAAACTAGTTTCTAGCTTAAATTTATGATCATTTGGTAGATCAGAGAAAAATTGATGAGTAAAATGTAAATTATTGATGATGTTGATCATATGTGATTGAATTTTCAGTTTAAATAAATTTATTGATCTTGGCCTTATAGTGATCAATAAAGATCGAATCTTATTTGTCAACCATATTTAGGCTTGATCAATTTTAAGACTAGTGTGATTATTGAGCACTATTTTGATTCTTGATGATGATAATGAGTTGTTGATGGATTTGAAATCATAAAAGGAATTAAAGAATAAGCTTATCAAATATGGATTTAATTAAGATAAATGGAAATAATCATAGAGCATTATATTAACTCTAGCTGAATAAGATTTGTCTTGTTGATCAATTCTCGGTTGCATGAATCAATTTGCGAACTTTTTTCATTATATTCAGGTGTCACTAGATGCTGCAAAAGTTATTAATGTAACCCCGCGATATGCGCGATTGCGGGCAGGAGCGAATGGGTCAGCCAAAGGACAGATTATTGGGTGGGAGAATATCGAGCTTATAAGCGATCGACCACTAGAAACAATGTTAAAGGAATTTAAACAATTAAAAGAAGAGTATCCCGATAGGATTCTTATTGCCTCGATTATGGAGGAATACAACAAAGCCGGATGGGAAGAACTAATTGACCGCGTCGAGCAAACTGGAGTAGTAAGTCTTTCTATAGATGATAATCACTTGTGGCAATATTGACCCATTTTTGGAATTTTTTAACGACAAACCTTACGACTGTCGTTAAGGTGCATTAATGTATTGTACAAAATGGTAAAGTTGACTTTTACATGGAGGTTATTAGAAAGTACAAGCATTTTTTGCACCTTAACGATAGCTCTAAGGGTTTTCATTAGGAAAATCCCCCATTTTTTTATCAATGAGTTGACCTGGATTATGTGTTCATCTTTTAGAGGTCAAATATAATAAATAGCAAAAAGGGGCAAATTATCTTCTTTATCTTAGAAGCTTAAAATAGATAAATAATTGTATGCGGGTCAACCCAATCTTGTTTGTTTATACCATAATAAGATGAACTGTATTTAATGCAAATCCATTTTGACCCTCTATCAAACTTGTTAGACTCTTATAAttagcatttatatttatattctttGAAATTGAACGTCATTTGTTAACTAACCTTAATATACAATTGTTGCTAATTTCCTAGGATGCTATTGAAGTCAATTTCTCTTGTCCGCATGGCATGCCGGAAAGAAAAATGGGGGCTGCAGTTGGCCAAGATTGTGATCTTTTGGAAGAAGTATGTGGATGGATCAACGCAAAAGCAACTGTTCCAGTTTGGGCAAAAATGACTCCAAATATCACTGATATCACTCAGGTATGCGAGTTTGATTATTGGTTTATATgtaaactacaacaacaacaacaacaacaacaatacccaattccaccaAAGTGGTTTATATGTAAACTGATTTGATatattttgggatttttaaatggaTTGTGTATGACGTTTGTTTATAACATGGTTTCTATTATAGCCAGCTAGAGTGTCTCTAAGATCCGGATGTGAGGGTGTAGCTGCGATTAACACAATCATGAGTGTTATGGGCATAAATTTGAAGACATTACATCCCGAGCCTTGTGTTGAGGGGTTAGTATCTCTTATTCGACAAGTGTTCATGTCTTTATAGGTGGAAATCCAACACCTTTATACTGAACGGGTCGATTCGGTtatgttttttttcttctttttctctaATCTTGTTAGCTAACAAGATAATGAGCTAAGTGGGTCAAACACGTCTAACTTCGAAATTGGCATAAGTGTATTGTTTATGTATTAAATCTTTTACAACGCTTTTGATTACTTTACAAGGATATGAATTTGGTAGTCATATCTGATGCACACATTATCTATCAAAAAAAATTCAACAAAAGTTTTCGGGTTGGTCATTTTGAACCGTGCAAAAATTGCCTGCCCATTTTGCCACCTCTGGGATATGTGCCTCAGAAAGTAACATGTTTGTTTCCATGTTGCTTAGATATTCGACACCTGGAGGCTATTCTTCGAAAGCCGTTCATCCTATTGCACTTGGAAAAGTAATGAGCATTGCACAAATGATGAAGAAGGAATTTCAAGATGGAGATTATTCTCTTTCTGGTATTGGAGGTGTCGAAACGGGCGGTGATGCTGCTGAATTCATTCTTCTTGGAGCAAATACTGTCCAGGTTTCATTTTGTTTCAACCAACATATATCGTCCAAATGTCACATTAAGTAAAAGAATTGGGTCATCATTCTTGTAATATAAGAAGAAACAAAAAGTGTTGTCTTGCAAATCCATCCCATTTTGACCCATCCTTTTGTCTTGTCAGCCCGACCCGTTTTGATCCATCTTATATGCCCATTCTATGTCCTATCAGTCTGCGAACCAGTGTTGTCGGTCCCAGGTCAACAGACTTGTTCACATGGCATAACACTATAGGTGGTAAATTGGGTGGATGGGTTGACCCAAAACACTTATTGCCCAAAAGTATTTGTAACTATTTTCATGAATAGTTAGTGTCTTAATCTTAACTATGATCATAAATCTTAGACTATCTTAATGAAAAACTAATTTTACCTATCAATTTTATTTTGGAGGTTTTATGCAGTATATTACACTTCATGTGACTTGTACTCATTTGGGTCGTGTTATTTTCTGATTGTAGGTCTGCACTGGTGTGATGATGTATGGATATGATCTGGTATCAAAACTATGCTCAGAGCTCAAAGACTTTATGAGAACTCATAACTTTTCGACCATTGAAGAATTTAGAGGGTATGTCACTAAAAACAGCaatttttttggattttttaacgACAACCTTTAGGTCTTTAACACGCATAAAAGTGTTGTACATAGCTGTTATATATAGCGGTTATAAGGACGGTTGTTGAATTCTACAACACTTGTAGAGTTACCGTTTGAAAAAGATTGTTTTTTTATAGCAAAACATGTTTTTTTAACGTGATGGTATTATGCAGGGCGTCACTGCAATATTTTACGACACACACCGAGCTGGTTAGGATACAACAAGAAGCTATACGTGAAAGACGAGCCATCAAGAAAGGATTGCAGTCTGATAAAGACTGGACCGGAGATGGATTCGTTAAAGAAAGTGAAAGCATGGTTTCTAATTGATCAAAAGATTGATCATAGTAATTAATTACTAAAAAAGTTGTTTCTTTTTTTAATTAAAGTTGATTGAATATCTTTTTCAGCATTTTCTTTTCTGTAATGACTTGGATGTATATTCTCAGATTTTAGCTATTACAAATAAAGTGTTCTGTTCATATTAGTTATTATTCGAAATTACCCATtgttatgataattaaaataataatgtatatatggaTAGTCAAATTTGTACAATCTTTTAGTCAATTTTGTACCACTTGCATAGTATTTCTTAGTAGTATAAATACACTATCATGGTATGCttgtaaacttgcaccatttcataGAATTATATGAAACACATACTTATTCTCTCTTTACTAATATTTCATAAACAAATATAATTGTATTTGGTAGTTATAAGTtcagaattataacacgttatcagcacgaagtgctccgtataatcaaagtttatctaagcaagcgcaagtcactaatcaaggtaataataataataaaaaaaattctttaacgatatcttctattatttattagtaaggtaaatattattatcatcataaataacatttatatttatgttatatatggtcggttataccgcctgaattatatttctgtaatctaactcttattaactttactaacatttatatttatgttatatatggtcggttataccgcatgaatcatatttctgtaatctaactcttattaacttcactaacatttatatttatgttatctaacatttatgattacttatgcaattaatcattatttatttcatgcatactaatgtttattcttaaatttattatttatgcataatatgtttattctattaatcttcatatttatactaaacgtatttatactgaatatattttatagtaatcatatttatactaataaaattcttttattaaaattattattaatataacgagtatataacagtcgttaacgtcaactaacgacattacaacggtcatatatacataacggttgttaacgtcaactgacgacgttacaacgactatattttttcaaatataaaataaacatctccgttttcacattttcacaaatcaatcttcattttctcagattaccactctcaaaaagtttttgtaaagatgattcacacaaggatgatttttcctattgtattggtcatattaactatcatcattattgctaatataccaccgggtgaacctatattctatcctgcccttgtggttttattatttgtaatcatactattattctgttgtttgctacttatgaatttaaaatgattctaatttcatgttgttagaaattgattatgattataatttatgttgttcatctttctgaaaatagaaaatgtcaaacttatcaaagcttgagtttgatgccctagacgtatcgggaacaaactacacatcatgggtcatgtatgtagaaataaatcttggatcattgggtattctagaaactttaaaagaaaacaatacttgttctgatcaagataaattaaaatcaattgcttttattcgcaaacatattgatatcaccttaaaacatatgtatctcactatcaaagataaACATGTTTTATgaaaaagtatcaagagtagattcgataatcaaaaggaaatattactcccagctgcgagggaagaatggagaaatctaaggttccaagactttaaaaaggtaagtgaatacagttcggccatgttcaagatccgttcaaagcttcaattctgtggtcaagaaataagtgatgctgatatgatggagaaaactttctccacaatgcattctgcaaacattactatacaagaaaatttaagattgcataattacaaaactttttccaaacttcaaacttatctcttagttgcagaagtgaataaagaattactgatgaagaatcaagagtctcgtcctacgggtgcgctagcattccctgaagctaatgctattaataataacaataataaaaaaagaaatgcacctggatgaggacgtgggcgaggtcgtggtcatattggccaaaaccatcatcatggaaattaccataacaataataaaaatcataa from Rutidosis leptorrhynchoides isolate AG116_Rl617_1_P2 chromosome 9, CSIRO_AGI_Rlap_v1, whole genome shotgun sequence harbors:
- the LOC139866199 gene encoding dihydropyrimidine dehydrogenase (NADP(+)), chloroplastic produces the protein MASSMVLNHLTGLNTAGVSFPATHRRWNGGARFSNLKIYASDTKQEPDLSVNVNGLHMPNPFVIGSGPPGTNYKVMKKAFDEGWGAVIAKTVSLDAAKVINVTPRYARLRAGANGSAKGQIIGWENIELISDRPLETMLKEFKQLKEEYPDRILIASIMEEYNKAGWEELIDRVEQTGVDAIEVNFSCPHGMPERKMGAAVGQDCDLLEEVCGWINAKATVPVWAKMTPNITDITQPARVSLRSGCEGVAAINTIMSVMGINLKTLHPEPCVEGYSTPGGYSSKAVHPIALGKVMSIAQMMKKEFQDGDYSLSGIGGVETGGDAAEFILLGANTVQVCTGVMMYGYDLVSKLCSELKDFMRTHNFSTIEEFRGASLQYFTTHTELVRIQQEAIRERRAIKKGLQSDKDWTGDGFVKESESMVSN